A region of the Longimicrobium terrae genome:
CCTCGGGCGAATCCAGCTTGGTGTGGTCGCGGTTCAGATCCAGGTTCTGCGCGTTGGGCCGCTGCCCCTGCCCGCCCACCGGCCCAAGCTGATGCGGCCGCGACGTCAGCGAGATCCGCTCGTTGCCGTCCGCGTTGTAGATGGGGGCGATGAGGAGGACGAGAGAATCCAGCATCCGCGCGTGCTGCCCCTGGGCGAATTCGCGCAGCAGTTCCTGCAGCGATTCCTTGCCCTCCACCTCGCCCGCGTGGATGTTGCCCTGCAGGTAGACGACCGTCTTGCCGCTGGCCCGCACCGCCGCCGCGCTCGCGTCCGCCACCCGGCCCACCACGGCGAGCGGAAGCCGCCGCCCCTCCACCGTCGCGCCGAACGTGGTGAGGTGGATGAGCGGGGAGGCGCGGTCCACCTCGGCCATGAACCGCATGACGTCGTCGTAGCGGCTGGTTTCCGCGTACTGAGACACTTCCGCACGGGTGGCGAGCGTATCCAGCGGGGGAACGACGAGGGCCTGGTTCCCGGGCGACGCCGTTCCGCAGGCGGAGAGCAGCGCCGCGGCAACCGCGGAAAGCGCGAACGTACGAGTCGGCATGGCGAGATCGGTTGAAGGTCCGCCGCAAGCTACATCCGCCACCGCCCACGGCAAGCGGAAGAGTACGAGAGTACGAGAGTACGAAAGTGTGGATACGAAACGGCCCCGTCTTCCACACCGGAAGACGGGGCCGCTTCACATCCACCTATTCCCTATTCCATATTCCCTATTCCCTGCCGTTCACCCGCCCCGCCCCGCCGTCTGCTCCCAGTCCGGCAGATGGCCCAGCAGGTAATCGATGCTGAACACGTGGCGCGATCCGTCGTCCTCCGCGCGAAAGACGACGGCGGACCATCCGCGCATGCCCGTGGGGCGGTAGCGCCGGCCGTGCATCCACAGCTTCTGCCCCGAGATGGCGCGGATGAGCACGCGCTCGTAGCGGCTGCGGCTGAGTTCATCCTCGGGAAACAGATTGTCCCAGGTGCACAGGCGGCCCACGTCGTCGTACTCCGGCGGCCGGTCGTCCAGCTCCAGCAGCGACGGCGCGCGCCCCCGCATCACCGAACCGATCAGGCGAAAGGTCCACGGATCGCTGATGCGGCGGATGGGGTGCCAGAAGTGCTTGGTGAGCAGCCCCGCGATGCTGCGCAGGCTGAGCGTGCGCCCGTCCGTGGTGTCCCAGACGGAATCGTCCACCGGCGTCTGAAAGGGATCGCGCTCGTAGCAGTCGTTGCGCGCCAGCCATCCCTTGCGCGACGTGTGCTTCATGGGCTTGTAGCCGGCGATCACCGGCAGCCCCATGCGGTCCAGCATGTCCAACTCGAACGAGGGCCACGTCATGACCTCGCGCACGATCCCCACGATGAGCGTTCCCGTGGCGATCATCAGCGACGCGCTGGGGGTGAAGTCCACCGTGACCTCGATGCGGTCGCCGCGGGGACGCACGCCCACGCCGGTGCTGCGCGGGTTGGTCGCCAGCAGCATGACGGGCACGGGGAGGATGTAGGACAGCAGCAGCGCCAGCTTCCTGACGGTGCGGCTGCGCCCCTGCTCGTGCTCCGGCAGCTCGAACGAGACGTTGTAGTGCGTGCTGAAGCCGGACAGGCGCACGTGGTGGCCGGTGCGCTGCTCCCAGCCGTCCAGCTCGTCGCGCAGGACGAGGATGCTTTCCCACAGCGAGCGTCCGGCGCGCGCCGCGCATCCCCGGTCGATCTCGATGACGGGGGTGGCGACCTCGATGACCCCGGTGTCGAAGTACACCGCGCCGCCCGTGGGCAGGTGGTAGGACGTGCCCACGCGGTGCATGAGCGCCCCGCGCATGAAGTTGCGCGGGCTGCCGAACACGTCCTCGGGGCGGGCGGGCTGGCCGTCGACTTCCACCTGGAACTCGGCTTCCATGCCCACGGCCGCCAGTTCCAGCCGGCCTTCGGGGCGCGATTCGCCCTTGGCTCCCGAGCGCTTCTTGGTGGTGTCTGACATCAGGCGTTATCGATCGGTTTCAGTCTCGTCCTCATCCGTGCCCCGCAGCGGCTCCGCGACGGGTCCTTCGTCTTCATCCACGCGGATGTCCGCGGAATCCACCTCGCTGCGGGCGCCGTGCGGCACCACCGCCACGTACCCCAGGTCCAGGTGCAGCTGGTCATCCGTTTCCCCCACGCCGTGCCCGTACGGCAGGGCGAAGATGCCGGGCGACAGGCTGCGCGCCATGCGGCTGTACCGGTTGATCGTCTTTTCGTCGTCCAGCCAGTCGTCACCGATGCGGTATAGGTTCACCCCGGTGCCCCACAGGTGCGTGGACGCGTGATGGGTGAGCCGGTGCGCGGGCGACCGGTATCCGCCGTTGGCGGCCACGTGCACGTAGGTGCCCACGTGCGCGCGCAGCATTTCGAGCGCGGCGGCCAGCATGGACACGCCCAGCGGCAGGTAGCGCGGCCAGCGCAGGCGCTGTACCTCGTGCTCGCGCACGTCCACGTTCAGGAACTCCCACACCTTGAAGTGCGGGGCCAGGTCCGTTTCCAGCGCGGCCTCCCACGACGGCACCTCGAAGAACCACCGCGGCAGCCGGCGCGCGCGCCCCTCGCGGTCGTGCATCAGCTCGCCCGGGCGAAGGACATCGCGGTACACCTTGGGCAGACGGGTGGCATCCACCACGCGCAGGTTGGACATCAGGCGCCCCCCTTTCCCGTCAGCCGCTCGTACACCGCGGCGGTGATGCGGGCGATGGTGTCGCTGCGGCCCGAGGTCTTCTGCGCGTCCCATTCCGTCAGCACCACCAGCGCGAACGGCTTGCGCTTGGGCAGGTAGACGATCCCCACGTCGTGGGCCACGGTGCTGATTTCCCCCGTCTTGTGCGCCACGCGGGCGTCGTCCGGCAGCCCGGCGGGAATGCCGCTGCGAAACACCTGCGCGTGCAGAATCTCAAGCATGCGCTCCGACGCCTGCGCGCTGAACGACTTGCGCTCTTCAATGGCGCGCAGCACCCGCAGCATGCCATCCGCCGTGCACCGGTTGCTGATCCCCGCCTCGTACGCCCGCTCGTCCTCCACCCCGCGCCGAAACTCCACGCCGTCGTCCAAGTTCAGATCCTTGAGCGTCTCGCGGATCCGGTCGACGCCCACGATCTCGATGAGCAGGTTGGTCGCCAGGTTGCTGCTGGTGGTAATCATGTGGAAGGCGAGTTCATCCACCTTCATGGTCCTGCCGATGGCCGACTGCACCTCGCTGTTGGCGTCGCGCCCGGCTTGAAGACGAAACGACGAGCCATCCGCCACACTCAGAAAGCGGTTGCGGACGTGCACCCGCGCATTGAGGTTCAGGTCGCCCTGTTGCACGGCGCGAAACACGCCCAGCAGCACGGGAACCTTGATGGTGCTGGCCGCGTGGAACCACTCGTCGCCGCGGAAGCTCCAGGCGGTGCGCGTTTCGTAGTCGTGGTACGCCACGGCGACGGAGCGCGCGCCCGCCTCGTCGGCGATCCTGCTTACGGTGGTCCGCAACGGGTCGTCGTCTTCCTTCCGCTCTTTCCTGGATGCCATGGGGGCAGGGTGGCGGGCCGGCTGAAATGAGTGCGTTCGCGAATTGGCGCCCGGAGGCGAAAGGCGGGGCGAATGCACGATGCACGCCACCCTCGTTCCAGCATGGAATCGCCGCCGCCGCGCGCACTCCGCCCCAGCCGCGCGTTTCTCCGGCCCGGATCATCGCCACCGCGTTCGTCAGATCCGCAATCGTGCCGGCACCATCCCGTCACGATCGCGGCGCCGCGGCGGGTGTGTGGCCGGACCTCGCCGCAGCCGTGTGACAGACGATCCGCATCCACGAACCCGAGAGCCGCCCGCACAGGAACCGTGCGGGCGGCTCTTCGTTGTTGAGGACCTCGCCTGGAAAATCGAGAGAAGAATCCTGCATTTTCTGCGGATGTTGAACGCGTTCAATAAAACTCTTGACTCTGGATCGTCCGGCGCATATCCTTGTCTCACGGAAGTTGAACGCGTTCAAATCAGCAAAGAGGAGGGACGGATGAATACGATCGTCATCGCGTACGCCGTGTACCTGGCCGTCAGCATCGCGCTCACCATGTGGGTGGCCCGCACGCTGTTTCAGAACGGGCAGCGCTTTCTGGTGGACGTGTTTCACGGCGACACGGAGCTGGCCATGTCGGTGAATCACCTGCTGGTCGTCGGCTTCTACCTGGTCAACTTCTCGTTCGTGTGCATGGCGCTGCGGCAGAAGGGCGAGGTGATCGGGGCGCAGGGCGCCATCGAGATGCTGGCGGGCAAGATCGGCGTGGTGCTGTTCGTCTTGGGCGGAATGCACTTCTTCAACCTGTACGTGTTCAGCCGCCTGCGCCGGGCGCACAGGACCGCCCCCGCCGAGCGCTACGCATGAGCACGCAGGCGCACCCCCGTCCGCGCCGCGCGGCCGGGGGGATGGGGCGGTTCGGGTACAACGTGGCCCTGCTGGTGGGGTGCGTGCTGCCGGTGAGCGGCGCCGCCATGCTGGGCGTGCTGTGGATGCAGGATAAGGTGCCGGATCTGCACGACGGGCTGTGGGGACTGGGACTCACGTACCTGCTGTGGATCATCCCCTTCGCGCTGTTCGGGGCGATGTTCCTCGCGGTCGTAACGCCGCTGGCGGCCCTCCATCCGGAGTGGAAGCGTGAGATCGCCCTCTGTGGAGCGGGATTGTGCGCAGCCGTGCCGCTCTCCTTCGCGGGTCCGCTGACGCGCGACTCCCTGCCGGGATGGATCGTGCTTGGCGCCGCCTTGGGCGGCTGGGCGGCCGCGGTTCACCTGGTCGAGCACGCGCGTCCGACGGAAACGGAGTGGATCGTTGCCGCCGCGCCCGGCGTGCTGCTGGCCGTCACGACGGCGATGTACGCGCGGTGAGATGATGAGCGCCTTCCTCGTCGATGCGGCGGCGGATACCGGCCCCGTCCGCTGCGGGTTCGCGGCCGCCGGCTTCCGGGAGCAGAGAGGGTGATGGGGATTGCGCACCGTTCCGCCGGGACCGCAGCTTGGGCGCACACCAGCGCGGGAGCGGAGATGGCGGAGCCGGCGGGAAAGACGGCCAAGGGCGAGCAGACGCGGGCGCTGATCCTGGAGACGGCGCTGCAGCTGTTCCGCGAGCGGGGGTACGAGGACACCACCATGCGCGCCATCGCCGAGCAGGCGGGGATGTCGCTGGGGAGCACGTACTACTATTTCCGCAGCAAGGAACAGCTCGTTCAGGCGTTCTACCATCGAACGCACGTAGAGCACCTGGCGGTGACGGAAGAGGTGCTGCGGACGGAAACCACGCTGCGCGAGCGGCTGCGCGGGGTAATGCGCACCAAGCTGCAGACCATTGAGCCGTACCACCGCTTCGCCGGCGTCCTTTTCCGGACGGCGGCGGACCCGGAAAGTCCGCTCAACCCGTTCAGCGAGGAGTCGGGGCCGACGCGGGAGGAGGCCACCTGCCTCTTCGCCGAGGTGCTGCGCGGCGCGGAAGACCGCAAGATGCCCAAGGACCTGGAGGCGGAGCTGCCGGAGCTGCTCTGGCTGTACCACATGGGGATCGTGCTCTTCTGGATCCACGACCGCTCGCCGGGCCGCGTGCGCACGTGGCGGCTGATGGAGCGCACGGTGGACCTGATCGCCCGCGTGATCTCGCTGAGCACGCTGCCGCTGATGGGGCCGATCCGGAAGGCGGTGCTGCGGCTGGTGGCGGAGCTGCGGGAGCCGGTGGAGAACGGAAGTGCGTGAGTGCTGGGTGCGTTAGTGCGTTAGTGCGGAAGTACGAGAGTACGAGAGTGCGACGGGGACTTCCCTCTGCGCTGCAATGGGACGCGGCTTGGGGCTGAGGTCCCGGTACGCCCGGGCGACCTGCCTCGCTTGTTCCATGCTTTCGAAAGAGCGCCCGCCTCTCCGAGGAAAGACGGGCGCAGACGCTGGCCAGAACGATGACCCGCCCGCTCGTTGATCAGTCGTTCTGGCTGGGCGTCATCTGCACGGTCGCGGAGTCGATGGCCTTGTGTACCGCCCGGTACAGTTCCGACTGCGTCTGCTCCGCCCGCGCCGCGCGCTGAATGATCGGCTCCACGGGCTCGCGCGCAGCGAGGTCGCGCGTGCCGGCGGGAAGGGAGTAGCCCACGGAGGAGAACACCATCAGCACCTTCTTCTGCTCCACGTCCAGCAGGTTGCGCTCGCCCATTCCCGCCTTGATGATCCCCAGCACGCGCCCGGGCACATCCGTGGTCTCCGCGCCGATGTAGGCGGCCAGCGCGGCATCCAGCTCCGGCTCCGTCCCGGCCTGCTCCGCCAGGAACGACTCCAGCGTCCGTGGCGGGAACGGGTTGCCGCCCGCGCCCCGCACCAGGTGCGTCTTTTCCGTCTTGATCAGCCCGAAGAGCGCTTTTCCCTTTCGCGTCTCCAGCCGCACGGTGCCCGCCTCCACCAGCGCCCACACCGCCGCGTGCACGGCGGCATCCATCAGCTTTTCCGAGTGTACCTTGGCGCCGGTGGTGAGCAGTTCTTCCTTTCCCGTCAGCATGCCGGCTTCGGGAGCAAAGCGCTCTCCGTTCAGCAGAACGAGCTCGCTGGGTGCAAAGGTGAGGGCGGTGGCGGTTGCGGTGCTGGCGTGGGACACGGCGGTCGTCTCCGGACAGGGAGTGGATCACGGATGAACGGCGGCGGTCGCGCCGCGTTCGATGGAGCGGGAGTACGGACGGGCGTAGCAGAGAGTAGCAGATACTCACCGTCACGATATGAATCGCGACGCGGAGGCACAAGTCCGCCCGCTGCAACCTTTCTGTCCGCAGCGGCGTAGGGTGGCCGGCCACCGGCGGGAGCACGATTCCCGCCGCATGGGGGCGGCGCGCTGCACGGAAGCTCTTTGATCCGTTATGTTTCGCTGTCGTCCGGGAACTCTGGCTCACGCCGCAAACGGAAACGTCCGATGAACGATACCACCACCCGCACGCGCCCCACCTCCATCCAGGACCAGCTGCACACCGCGCCGCGGAGCGCGGTGGCGGCGCAGGTGCACGGGTCGCCCATGCTGCGCGTAGTGCGGTCGATGGACCGGCGCGGGTGGATGGCGCTGGGCGTGATTGTGGCGGCGGGAACCGTGACGGGCGGCGTGCTGGGCAGCGGGTGGAGCCCGGGATTCGGCTTTCGCGCGGGGCTGATGGGGATCGCGGCCGCGTGGACGGTGCGCGCGGCGTGGCAGTGGATGCGCACGCCCGGCCGCCGCGCCCGCGCCGGTGACAGCCTGCGCGCCCGCGCGGCCTCGTTCGGCAAGGGCGCGTACGGCATCGTGGGGCTGGGCTTCTGGCTGACGTTCGAGGCGAAGTCGCTGATGGACAGCGTGCAGAAGGCCGCCGGCGTAGAGGACCTGGTGCGCGACAGCTTTCTGCAGTGGGTATGGGGCTTCAGCGCCGATTCCATCCTGAACGCCGTGTGGGCATCCATCTGGCCGGTGTACGTGCTGAGCAAGTACGGCCTGGTCGCCGCCGCGGTGGCGTACGTCACGGTCAACATGATGGAGCGCGTGCGCGAGCGGATCTGGGCGGATGAAGCGCCACCGGCGGAGCCGGTGATCGCGGGACAGTAGCTGGAGCGGCGGGTGCGGAAACGCACCCGCCGTTTTGCATCCCCGATCGAGCTCTCCCCGATCTTCCTCGTATCTACCGGCCTCATCCGCCGCGCCCCCGACGGCGCGGCACGCAACTTACCTCCACGCACGGCAGGCGGATTCGTCCGCAATCCCGTTCCCGCCATCCACCGGACCCGTGAAGGCATTCGCCGCGCTGTACGCCGAACTGGATGAGACCACCAAGACGGGCGAAAAGGTGGATGCGCTCGCCCGGTACTTTGCCGCCGCTGATCCCGCGGACGCGGCGTGGGCCGTCCATTTCCTGAGCGGCCGCCGGCCCAAGCGGCTGATCGGCGCGCGCAAGCTGGCGGCGTGGGCCATGGAGGCGGCGGACGTGCCGGAGTGGCTGTTCGCGGAATGCTACGAGTCCGTGGGCGACTTGGCGGAAACCATCAGCCTGCTGCTTCCCGCCAGCGGCGCGTCAAGCGATCTGCCGCTGCGCCACTGGGTGGAAGAGCGCCTGCTGCCCCTGCGCGGCGAGGATGAGGAGTCGCAGCGGCGCGTGGTGGAGCGCGCGTGGGCGGAGATGGACGGCGCGCAGGCGTACGTGTGGAACAAGCTGATCACCGGCAGCTTTCGCGTCGGCGTGTCGCAGAGCCTGGTGGTACGGTCCCTTTCCCGCCTGGGCGGAGTGGAGGAAGCCGCCGTCGCGCACCGGATGATGGGCGCGTGGGATCCCACGCCGGAGTTCTACCTGCGCCTGCTTCATGCGGATACGCGGGACGCGGACCTCAGCCGCCCGTACCCGTTCTTTCTGGCGTACGCGCTGGAGGCGGAGCCGGAAACGCTGGGCGAGGCGGCGGAGTGGCAGGCGGAGTGGAAGTGGGACGGCATCCGCGCGCAGGTCATCCGCCGCGCGGGCGCCACGTTCATCTGGTCGCGCGGCGAGGAGCTGATTACGGAGCGCTTTCCCGAACTGGCGCAGGCCGCCGCGCTGCTGC
Encoded here:
- a CDS encoding TetR/AcrR family transcriptional regulator; translated protein: MAEPAGKTAKGEQTRALILETALQLFRERGYEDTTMRAIAEQAGMSLGSTYYYFRSKEQLVQAFYHRTHVEHLAVTEEVLRTETTLRERLRGVMRTKLQTIEPYHRFAGVLFRTAADPESPLNPFSEESGPTREEATCLFAEVLRGAEDRKMPKDLEAELPELLWLYHMGIVLFWIHDRSPGRVRTWRLMERTVDLIARVISLSTLPLMGPIRKAVLRLVAELREPVENGSA
- a CDS encoding serine hydrolase, which codes for MASRKERKEDDDPLRTTVSRIADEAGARSVAVAYHDYETRTAWSFRGDEWFHAASTIKVPVLLGVFRAVQQGDLNLNARVHVRNRFLSVADGSSFRLQAGRDANSEVQSAIGRTMKVDELAFHMITTSSNLATNLLIEIVGVDRIRETLKDLNLDDGVEFRRGVEDERAYEAGISNRCTADGMLRVLRAIEERKSFSAQASERMLEILHAQVFRSGIPAGLPDDARVAHKTGEISTVAHDVGIVYLPKRKPFALVVLTEWDAQKTSGRSDTIARITAAVYERLTGKGGA